A DNA window from Mesorhizobium sp. C432A contains the following coding sequences:
- a CDS encoding 2'-deoxycytidine 5'-triphosphate deaminase — MRQTGILPDQDISALFQSGALKSPRALDVDQVQPASLDLRLGDKAFRVRASFLPGPDHLVADKLHRLKLHEFSLAEGAVLETGCVYIVPLLESLALPANVSASANPKSSTGRLDIFTRVMTDRGHEFDKIAPGYHGPLYLEVSPRTFPIVVRAGSRLSQIRFRTGNALLSEAELNELHRAEMLVATEPPNISGGGIALSIDLDGDQNGLVGYRGKHHTGLVDVDKRAAQDAVDFWEPLYKSGAGELVLDPDEFYILVSREAVHVPPLYAAEMTPFDPLVGEFRVHYAGFFDPGFGHSASGGTGSRAVLEVRSHEVPFILDHGQIVGRLVYEHMLKRPQALYGTDLGSNYQAQGLKLSKHFRPAG; from the coding sequence TTGCGGCAGACAGGCATTCTTCCCGATCAGGACATTTCCGCGCTGTTTCAGTCCGGCGCGCTGAAGTCGCCGCGCGCGCTCGATGTCGACCAGGTGCAGCCGGCGAGCCTCGATCTCAGGCTCGGCGACAAGGCTTTTCGCGTGCGCGCCTCCTTCCTGCCGGGTCCCGATCATCTGGTGGCCGACAAGCTTCACCGGCTGAAATTGCACGAATTCAGTCTCGCCGAGGGCGCGGTGCTGGAAACCGGCTGCGTCTACATCGTGCCGCTGCTCGAAAGCCTGGCGCTGCCCGCAAACGTGTCGGCCTCGGCCAACCCGAAAAGCTCGACCGGCCGGCTCGACATCTTCACCCGGGTGATGACCGATCGCGGCCATGAGTTCGACAAGATCGCCCCCGGCTATCACGGGCCGCTTTATCTCGAAGTCAGTCCACGCACCTTCCCGATCGTCGTACGCGCCGGATCGAGGCTGTCGCAGATCCGCTTTCGCACTGGCAACGCGCTGTTGTCGGAGGCAGAACTGAACGAATTGCACCGCGCCGAGATGCTGGTGGCGACCGAGCCGCCCAACATTTCCGGCGGCGGCATTGCGCTGTCGATCGATCTCGACGGCGACCAGAACGGCCTGGTCGGCTATCGCGGCAAGCATCACACCGGCTTGGTCGATGTCGACAAGCGCGCCGCCCAGGATGCCGTCGATTTCTGGGAGCCGCTCTACAAGAGCGGCGCCGGCGAACTGGTGCTCGACCCGGACGAGTTCTACATCCTGGTCAGCCGCGAAGCCGTGCACGTGCCGCCGCTCTACGCCGCCGAGATGACGCCCTTCGATCCGCTGGTTGGCGAATTCCGTGTTCACTATGCCGGCTTCTTCGATCCGGGCTTCGGCCATTCGGCCTCAGGCGGCACCGGCAGCCGGGCGGTGCTCGAAGTGCGCAGCCACGAAGTGCCGTTCATCCTCGACCACGGCCAGATCGTCGGCCGGCTGGTGTACGAACACATGCTGAAGCGGCCGCAGGCGCTTTACGGCACCGATCTCGGCTCGAATTACCAGGCGCAAGGCCTCAAGCTCTCCAAGCATTTCCGCCCCGCCGGCTGA
- the chvE gene encoding multiple monosaccharide ABC transporter substrate-binding protein, which yields MKIIKTLAAVAALGIAAMTYSAHAADKGLVGVLMPTKTSQRWINDGDAVKSQLEALGYTVDLQYAQDDIPNQLSQLENEITKGPKALIIASIDGTTLSDALQKAADAGVVVVAYDRLIKKTANVDYYTTFDNFGVGVIQANSLVKGLKERFPNTKPWNVELFGGSPDDNNAFFFYNGAISVLQPLIDDGSIKIKSGQTGMDKVGTLRWLAATAQARMDNLLSANYSDGSRVDGVLSPYDGLSRGITASLRAVGYGTDAQPWPIVTGQDAETASVKLIITGEQYSTVFKDTRELAKATVELVDKVLSGGKPDGLDEKTYNNDVKVVPSILLTPHEVDKSNYQALVVDSGYIKADELK from the coding sequence GTGAAAATTATCAAGACACTGGCCGCCGTCGCGGCCCTTGGCATCGCTGCCATGACCTACTCGGCGCATGCAGCCGACAAGGGTCTTGTCGGCGTGCTGATGCCGACCAAGACCTCGCAGCGCTGGATCAATGACGGCGATGCCGTCAAGTCCCAGCTCGAAGCTCTCGGCTACACGGTCGACCTGCAGTACGCGCAGGACGACATCCCCAACCAGCTCAGCCAGCTGGAAAACGAAATCACCAAGGGCCCGAAGGCGCTGATCATCGCTTCGATCGACGGCACGACCCTGTCGGACGCGCTGCAGAAGGCCGCTGACGCCGGCGTCGTCGTCGTCGCCTATGACCGCCTGATCAAGAAGACCGCCAATGTCGATTACTACACCACCTTCGACAATTTCGGCGTCGGCGTGATCCAGGCGAACTCGCTGGTCAAGGGCCTCAAGGAGCGCTTCCCGAACACCAAGCCGTGGAACGTCGAACTGTTCGGCGGCTCGCCGGACGACAACAACGCCTTCTTCTTCTACAACGGCGCAATCTCGGTGCTGCAGCCGCTGATCGATGACGGCTCGATCAAGATCAAGTCCGGCCAGACCGGCATGGACAAGGTCGGCACGCTGCGCTGGCTCGCCGCCACCGCCCAGGCGCGCATGGACAACCTTCTGTCGGCCAACTACTCGGACGGCAGCCGCGTCGATGGCGTTCTTTCGCCCTATGACGGCCTGTCGCGCGGCATCACCGCTTCGCTGCGCGCCGTCGGTTACGGCACCGACGCCCAGCCGTGGCCGATCGTGACCGGCCAGGACGCCGAGACTGCTTCGGTCAAGCTGATCATCACGGGCGAGCAATACTCGACCGTGTTCAAGGACACCCGCGAACTGGCCAAGGCCACCGTCGAACTCGTCGACAAGGTGCTCTCGGGCGGCAAGCCGGACGGCCTCGATGAAAAGACCTACAATAACGACGTCAAGGTCGTTCCCTCGATCCTTTTGACGCCGCATGAGGTCGACAAGTCGAACTACCAGGCACTGGTCGTCGACTCCGGCTACATCAAGGCCGACGAACTGAAGTAA
- a CDS encoding O-succinylhomoserine sulfhydrylase gives MSTKKRNWKPQTALVHGGTLRSQFGETSEAMYLTQGYVYETAQAAEARFKGEEPGFIYSRYANPTVDMFEKRMCALEGAEDARATASGMAAVTAALLCSAKAGDHIVAARALFGSCRWVVETLAPKYGIEATLVDGTDIANWEKAVRPNTKLFFLESPTNPTLEVVDIAAVAALATSIGARLIVDNVFATPLQQKPLQLGAHIVVYSATKHIDGQGRCLGGIILSDKKWIDENLHDYFRHTGPSLSPFNAWTLLKGLETLPVRVRQQTESAAKIADFLAGRPEIARVIYPGRADHPQADIVKKQMTGGSTLICLDVKGGKQAAFALQNALDIVLISNNLGDAKSLITHPATTTHKNLSDEARAELGIGPGTLRLSVGLEDTDDLLEDVAQALKAAG, from the coding sequence ATGAGCACCAAGAAGCGTAACTGGAAACCTCAGACCGCACTCGTGCACGGGGGAACGCTGCGTTCCCAGTTCGGCGAGACGTCCGAAGCGATGTACCTCACCCAAGGCTATGTCTACGAGACGGCGCAGGCTGCCGAGGCCCGTTTCAAGGGCGAGGAGCCGGGCTTCATCTATTCGCGCTATGCCAACCCTACCGTCGACATGTTCGAAAAGCGCATGTGCGCGCTGGAGGGTGCCGAAGATGCGCGCGCCACGGCGTCCGGCATGGCGGCGGTGACGGCAGCGCTCCTGTGCAGCGCCAAGGCCGGCGACCATATCGTTGCGGCGCGCGCGCTGTTCGGCTCCTGCCGCTGGGTGGTGGAGACGCTGGCGCCGAAATACGGCATCGAGGCAACGCTGGTCGACGGCACCGACATCGCCAACTGGGAAAAGGCGGTGCGGCCGAACACGAAACTGTTCTTCCTGGAAAGCCCGACCAATCCGACGCTGGAAGTGGTCGACATCGCAGCGGTGGCGGCGCTCGCCACCTCGATCGGCGCCAGGCTGATCGTCGACAATGTCTTTGCCACGCCCTTGCAGCAGAAGCCCTTGCAGCTCGGCGCCCATATCGTCGTCTACTCCGCGACCAAGCACATTGACGGCCAGGGACGCTGTCTCGGCGGCATCATCCTGTCGGACAAGAAATGGATCGACGAGAATTTGCACGACTATTTCCGCCACACCGGCCCGAGCCTGTCGCCGTTCAACGCCTGGACGCTGCTCAAGGGCCTGGAGACGCTGCCGGTTCGGGTGCGCCAGCAGACGGAAAGCGCGGCCAAGATCGCGGATTTCCTGGCAGGACGGCCGGAAATCGCCCGCGTCATCTATCCCGGCCGCGCCGACCACCCGCAGGCCGACATCGTCAAGAAGCAGATGACGGGCGGATCGACGCTGATCTGCCTCGACGTGAAGGGCGGCAAGCAGGCGGCCTTCGCCTTGCAGAACGCGCTCGACATCGTGCTGATCTCCAACAATCTCGGCGACGCCAAGAGCCTGATCACCCATCCGGCGACCACCACGCACAAGAACCTCAGCGACGAAGCTCGCGCCGAGCTTGGCATCGGGCCGGGAACGCTCAGGCTGTCGGTCGGTCTTGAGGATACGGACGATCTGCTGGAGGACGTTGCGCAGGCACTGAAGGCAGCCGGGTAG
- a CDS encoding ceramide glucosyltransferase, with protein sequence MELALTAAFASSALLLSNLASILLASSKLQARRLIPPPSDEQPPVSIVVPSRGVEPFTQETLQRAFSLDWPRYELIFCVAHADDPVVKLINRAIVLFPNVPARLLIGDDRVSSNPKLNNCVKGWEAARYHWVILADSNVLMPRDYVQHLMAAWRTNTGLICSTPIGSRPDGFWAEVECAFLNTLQARWQYAGEALGLGFAQGKSMLWNKPMLDTSGGIRALAAEIAEDAAATKLVNGLGLRVNLVASPFDQPLGQRRLADIWSRQARWARLRRVTFPLFFAPEILTGVAVPLALALVAAASAGVSLPATVLAVLAAAYIPECALAAAKGWHLSLRMVPAMMVRDMMLPAIWARGWLSGAVDWRGNTMIIGTKAAELEEASSGA encoded by the coding sequence ATGGAACTAGCTCTCACAGCCGCCTTCGCTTCCTCCGCTTTGCTTCTTTCCAATCTCGCCAGCATCCTGCTTGCTTCGTCGAAACTGCAAGCGCGTCGCCTTATCCCTCCGCCGTCCGACGAGCAGCCACCGGTCTCGATCGTCGTACCGTCGCGCGGCGTGGAGCCGTTCACACAAGAGACGCTGCAGCGAGCCTTCTCGCTCGACTGGCCGCGCTACGAACTGATCTTCTGCGTCGCTCACGCCGACGATCCCGTCGTCAAACTGATAAACAGGGCGATCGTCCTGTTTCCCAACGTGCCGGCCCGGCTGCTGATCGGCGACGACCGCGTCAGCAGCAACCCGAAGCTCAACAACTGCGTCAAGGGCTGGGAAGCGGCGCGCTATCATTGGGTTATTCTGGCGGATTCCAACGTGCTGATGCCAAGGGATTACGTCCAGCACCTGATGGCGGCCTGGCGGACCAATACCGGGCTTATCTGCTCGACGCCGATCGGCTCTCGGCCGGATGGCTTTTGGGCCGAGGTCGAATGCGCGTTCCTCAACACGCTGCAGGCGCGCTGGCAATATGCCGGCGAGGCGCTCGGTCTCGGCTTTGCCCAAGGCAAGAGCATGCTGTGGAACAAGCCGATGCTCGATACCAGTGGCGGTATCCGTGCGCTGGCCGCCGAGATCGCCGAGGATGCTGCTGCAACCAAGCTGGTCAACGGACTGGGCCTGCGCGTCAATCTCGTTGCCTCGCCTTTCGATCAACCACTGGGGCAGCGCCGACTTGCCGACATCTGGTCGCGTCAGGCGCGCTGGGCGCGGTTGCGCCGCGTCACTTTCCCGCTGTTTTTCGCACCCGAGATCCTGACCGGCGTCGCCGTGCCGTTGGCGTTGGCGCTGGTGGCGGCAGCAAGTGCCGGCGTCAGCCTGCCGGCCACGGTGTTGGCCGTGCTGGCGGCGGCCTACATTCCCGAATGCGCGCTGGCCGCGGCCAAGGGCTGGCACCTGTCGCTGCGCATGGTCCCGGCGATGATGGTCCGCGACATGATGCTTCCCGCCATCTGGGCGCGCGGCTGGCTGAGCGGCGCCGTCGATTGGCGCGGCAACACCATGATCATCGGCACCAAGGCAGCCGAGCTGGAAGAGGCTTCGTCGGGAGCGTGA
- the araD1 gene encoding AraD1 family protein — translation MLISQILDDAETIRVVARNGGGKTRIINGARSVYSLAMEAARTGTGLAALIERKGFGEAIDLDAVYKKGRLVSPINHPDPAHLHLTGTGLTHLGSAATRDSMHKKLSDGGEEQLTDSMKMFRMGLEGGKPAKGQTGVQPEWFYKGNGTMAVAPGAALMSPAFAQDAGEEPEIAGIYVIGDDGAPFRVGFTLSNEFSDHVTERVNYLFLAHSKLRNASFGPEILIGDLPADVRGSSRIYRDSNLLWEKPFLSGEANMSHTIANLEHHHFKYSAFRQPGDVHVHMFGTATLSFADGIKTQAGDVFEIEAGDFGLPLRNPLEIEQPVKVAVKAL, via the coding sequence ATGCTAATCTCCCAGATCCTCGACGACGCCGAGACCATCCGCGTCGTCGCCCGCAATGGCGGCGGCAAGACCAGGATCATCAACGGCGCCCGCAGCGTCTATTCGCTGGCCATGGAAGCCGCGCGCACCGGAACGGGCCTCGCCGCGCTGATCGAGCGCAAGGGGTTCGGTGAAGCGATAGACCTCGACGCCGTCTACAAGAAGGGCCGGCTGGTGTCGCCGATCAACCATCCCGATCCTGCGCATCTGCATCTGACCGGCACCGGCCTGACCCATCTCGGCTCGGCGGCGACGCGCGATTCCATGCACAAGAAGCTCAGCGATGGCGGCGAGGAGCAGCTTACCGATTCCATGAAGATGTTCCGCATGGGGCTCGAAGGCGGCAAGCCGGCCAAGGGCCAGACCGGCGTGCAGCCGGAATGGTTCTACAAGGGCAACGGCACCATGGCGGTGGCGCCGGGCGCCGCACTGATGTCGCCGGCCTTTGCGCAGGACGCCGGCGAGGAGCCGGAAATCGCCGGCATCTATGTCATCGGCGACGACGGCGCGCCGTTCCGCGTCGGCTTCACGCTGTCGAACGAGTTTTCCGATCATGTTACCGAGCGGGTGAACTATCTGTTCCTGGCACATTCCAAACTGCGCAACGCCTCGTTCGGGCCGGAAATCCTGATCGGCGACCTGCCGGCCGACGTCAGGGGCTCATCGCGAATCTATCGCGACAGCAATTTGCTGTGGGAAAAGCCGTTCCTGTCGGGCGAAGCGAACATGTCGCACACAATCGCCAATCTCGAACATCATCACTTCAAATATTCGGCCTTCCGCCAGCCGGGCGACGTGCATGTGCACATGTTCGGCACGGCGACGCTGTCCTTTGCCGACGGCATCAAGACTCAGGCCGGCGACGTGTTCGAGATCGAGGCCGGGGATTTCGGCCTGCCGCTGCGCAACCCGCTGGAGATCGAGCAGCCGGTGAAGGTGGCGGTGAAGGCGCTTTGA
- the mmsA gene encoding multiple monosaccharide ABC transporter ATP-binding protein has translation MMTTILEMRDITKTFPGVKALSNVNLSVEEGEIHAVVGENGAGKSTLMKVLSGVYPAGTYDGQIIFQGQECQFKGIHDSEHKGIVIIHQELALVPMLSITENIFLGNENARYGVIDWDANEARTAALLKKVGLKEDPKTLITNIGVGKQQLVEIAKALSKDVKLLILDEPTASLSEKDSQALLDLLLEFKRQGMTSILISHKLNEINRVADKVTVIRDGRTIETLAKKDISEDRIITSMVGRSLDDRYPPREPKIGEVVFEVKNWSVYHPLHAERQVIKGIDINVRKGEVVGIAGLMGAGRTEFAMSLFGRSYGRRITGEVLLKGKPVDVSSVSKAVQHGIAYVTEDRKTYGLNLIDHIKHNITLANLDGVSRHSVIDDMRELAVANDYRKKTNIRASSVYQMTGNLSGGNQQKVVLSKWLFADPDVLILDEPTRGIDVGAKYEIYTIIARLASEGKAIVVISSEMPELLGITDRIYVMNEGRMVGEMPAAEASQEKIMRAIVRGEGKAA, from the coding sequence CTGATGACGACGATTTTGGAGATGCGCGACATCACCAAGACGTTCCCCGGCGTGAAGGCGCTGTCGAACGTCAACCTCAGCGTCGAAGAAGGCGAGATCCACGCCGTGGTTGGCGAGAACGGCGCCGGCAAGTCGACGCTGATGAAGGTTCTGTCGGGCGTCTATCCCGCCGGCACATATGACGGCCAGATCATTTTTCAGGGTCAGGAATGCCAGTTCAAAGGTATCCATGACAGCGAACACAAGGGCATCGTCATCATCCACCAGGAGCTAGCGCTGGTGCCGATGCTGTCGATCACCGAAAATATCTTCCTCGGCAACGAAAACGCCCGATACGGCGTCATCGACTGGGATGCCAACGAGGCGCGCACCGCTGCCCTGTTGAAGAAGGTGGGCCTCAAGGAGGACCCCAAGACACTGATCACCAATATCGGCGTCGGCAAGCAGCAGCTGGTCGAGATCGCCAAGGCGCTGAGCAAGGACGTCAAGCTTTTGATCCTCGATGAGCCGACCGCGTCGCTCAGCGAGAAAGACAGCCAGGCGCTGCTCGATCTTCTGCTCGAATTCAAGCGACAAGGCATGACCTCGATCCTGATCTCGCACAAGCTCAACGAGATCAACCGGGTCGCCGACAAGGTAACCGTCATCCGTGACGGGCGCACCATCGAGACGCTGGCCAAGAAGGATATCTCCGAAGACCGCATCATCACCTCGATGGTCGGCCGTTCGCTCGACGACCGCTATCCGCCGCGCGAGCCCAAGATCGGCGAAGTCGTGTTCGAGGTGAAAAACTGGTCGGTCTATCACCCGCTCCATGCCGAGCGGCAGGTGATCAAGGGCATCGACATCAATGTGCGCAAGGGCGAGGTGGTCGGCATCGCCGGGCTGATGGGCGCCGGCCGCACCGAATTCGCCATGAGCCTGTTCGGCCGCTCCTATGGCCGCCGCATCACCGGCGAAGTGCTGCTCAAGGGCAAGCCGGTCGATGTCTCCTCGGTAAGCAAGGCGGTCCAACACGGCATCGCCTATGTCACCGAGGACCGCAAGACCTACGGCCTGAACCTCATCGATCATATCAAGCATAACATTACGCTGGCCAATCTCGACGGCGTGTCGCGCCACAGCGTGATCGACGACATGCGCGAACTTGCGGTCGCCAACGACTATCGCAAGAAGACCAATATCCGTGCGTCAAGCGTCTATCAGATGACCGGCAATCTTTCCGGCGGCAACCAGCAGAAGGTGGTGCTGTCGAAATGGCTGTTTGCCGATCCTGACGTGCTGATCCTCGACGAGCCGACACGCGGCATCGATGTCGGCGCCAAGTATGAAATCTACACGATCATCGCGCGCCTTGCCTCGGAGGGTAAGGCGATCGTGGTCATCTCGTCGGAAATGCCGGAATTGCTGGGGATTACCGACCGCATCTACGTCATGAACGAAGGGCGCATGGTGGGAGAAATGCCGGCGGCGGAAGCAAGCCAGGAAAAGATAATGCGCGCCATCGTCCGGGGAGAAGGAAAAGCAGCATGA
- the apaG gene encoding Co2+/Mg2+ efflux protein ApaG: MYRAVTRNIEVQVRPFYLEDRSDPAENRYVWGYQVTIDNQSDDFVQLMSRYWHITDGSGRIEEVRGAGVVGDQPELNPGDSYQYTSGCPLSTPSGFMVGHYTMRNKKGETFDVAIPAFSLDLPGTRRTVN; this comes from the coding sequence ATGTATCGCGCCGTCACGCGCAACATCGAAGTGCAGGTCAGACCGTTCTACCTGGAGGACCGCTCGGACCCGGCGGAGAACCGTTATGTCTGGGGCTACCAGGTGACGATCGACAACCAGTCGGACGATTTCGTGCAGCTTATGTCGCGTTACTGGCACATCACCGACGGCAGCGGCCGGATCGAGGAAGTGCGCGGCGCCGGCGTGGTCGGCGACCAGCCTGAGCTCAATCCCGGCGACAGCTATCAATACACGTCAGGCTGCCCGCTCTCGACGCCGTCCGGCTTCATGGTCGGCCACTACACCATGCGCAACAAAAAGGGCGAGACGTTCGACGTCGCTATTCCCGCGTTTTCGCTGGATCTGCCGGGGACCCGACGGACGGTGAATTAG
- the mmsB gene encoding multiple monosaccharide ABC transporter permease, giving the protein MSTESAPAPQGNVADEQRPRIAVSALATNLREYGLIIALIVIMLFFQFTTSGTLFKPVNLSNLVQQNSFIIVMALGMLLVIVSGYIDLSVGSVAGFIGALAANMMVIWQLGPLSNPLVVSIVCLVAGGLIGAAQGYWIAYHRIPSFIVTLAGMLIFRGICQALLGGGSSVGPLPDDFKMLSSGFIPDVIGPLTLVPPVVNAAGKTIMGSGVTLHMTTVVLGLIAVLAYAYFGVRTRRKRERHGYEAEPFTLFVVKTLVASALALFLVYEFASYRGLPVVLLVMGVLITLFVFVTKRMTIGRRIYAMGGNPKAAQLSGINTERLTLMVFINMGVLSALGGLIIAARLGQAVPAAGLGSELDVIAAVFIGGASAMGGVGQVIGAVVGGFIMGVMNNGMSIMGVNVDWQQVVKGLVLLGAVIFDVYNKNKA; this is encoded by the coding sequence ATGAGCACCGAAAGCGCCCCCGCCCCGCAGGGCAACGTCGCCGACGAACAGCGCCCGCGCATCGCCGTCTCGGCGCTGGCGACGAATTTACGCGAATACGGACTGATCATAGCCCTGATCGTCATCATGCTGTTCTTCCAGTTCACCACGTCGGGGACGTTGTTCAAGCCGGTAAACCTCAGCAATCTGGTGCAGCAGAACTCCTTCATCATCGTGATGGCGCTGGGCATGCTGCTGGTGATCGTATCGGGCTATATCGACCTCAGCGTCGGATCGGTCGCCGGTTTCATTGGCGCGCTGGCGGCAAACATGATGGTCATCTGGCAACTCGGACCGCTGAGCAATCCCCTGGTGGTTTCGATCGTCTGCCTGGTCGCGGGTGGCCTGATCGGCGCCGCGCAAGGGTATTGGATCGCCTATCACCGGATACCGAGCTTCATTGTCACGCTGGCCGGCATGCTGATCTTCCGCGGCATTTGCCAGGCGTTGCTTGGCGGCGGCTCGTCGGTGGGTCCGCTTCCCGACGACTTCAAGATGCTCAGCTCCGGCTTCATCCCGGATGTGATCGGCCCACTGACGCTCGTCCCGCCGGTCGTGAACGCAGCCGGCAAGACCATCATGGGCAGCGGCGTGACCCTGCACATGACGACGGTCGTGCTGGGGCTGATCGCCGTGCTCGCCTATGCCTATTTCGGGGTCCGCACCCGGCGCAAACGAGAACGCCATGGTTATGAGGCCGAGCCCTTCACCCTGTTCGTCGTCAAGACGCTGGTCGCCAGCGCGCTGGCGCTGTTCCTGGTCTATGAGTTTGCCAGCTACCGCGGCCTGCCCGTGGTGCTGCTGGTCATGGGCGTGCTGATCACGCTGTTCGTCTTCGTCACCAAGCGCATGACCATCGGGAGGCGCATCTACGCCATGGGCGGCAATCCCAAGGCGGCGCAGCTGTCGGGCATCAACACCGAGCGGCTGACGCTGATGGTGTTCATCAATATGGGCGTGCTGTCGGCGCTTGGCGGCCTGATCATCGCGGCTCGTCTCGGCCAGGCGGTCCCGGCGGCGGGTCTCGGCTCGGAGCTCGACGTCATCGCCGCCGTGTTCATCGGCGGCGCCTCGGCGATGGGCGGCGTCGGCCAGGTCATCGGGGCGGTCGTCGGCGGCTTCATCATGGGCGTGATGAACAACGGCATGTCGATCATGGGCGTCAATGTCGACTGGCAGCAGGTGGTCAAAGGCCTGGTGCTGCTCGGCGCCGTGATCTTCGACGTCTACAACAAGAACAAGGCCTGA
- a CDS encoding ABC transporter substrate-binding protein: MQISRWIISAASAAMLVMSAGSLAEAQEKLKIGTEGAYPPFNTITADGKIEGFDIDIANALCAQMKVECEIVTQDWDGIIPALQAKKFDAIIASMSITEERKKQVAFTNKYYTTPLALVAPKDSDLTSTEPAALAGKTVGAQASTTQADYAQDAYGKAGAEAKLYPTQEEAITDLQNGRLDAVISDKFVLMDWLKKASEGCCKLVGDVKGTETQAGIAVRLEDTALRDKLNAAIDAIVADGTYKKIQAKYFDFDIY; encoded by the coding sequence ATGCAGATTTCAAGATGGATCATATCGGCAGCGAGCGCTGCCATGCTGGTGATGTCGGCCGGCTCGCTGGCTGAGGCGCAGGAGAAATTGAAGATCGGCACCGAGGGCGCCTATCCGCCCTTCAACACCATCACCGCGGACGGCAAGATCGAGGGCTTCGACATCGACATTGCCAATGCGCTGTGTGCGCAGATGAAGGTCGAGTGCGAGATCGTCACCCAGGACTGGGACGGCATCATCCCGGCGCTGCAGGCGAAAAAGTTCGACGCCATCATCGCCTCGATGAGCATCACCGAGGAGCGCAAGAAACAGGTCGCCTTCACCAACAAATACTACACGACGCCGCTGGCACTGGTGGCGCCGAAGGACAGCGACCTCACTTCCACCGAACCGGCAGCCCTTGCCGGCAAGACGGTGGGCGCGCAGGCCTCGACCACCCAGGCCGACTATGCGCAGGACGCCTATGGCAAGGCCGGCGCCGAGGCGAAACTCTACCCCACCCAGGAAGAGGCGATCACCGACCTGCAGAACGGCCGTCTCGACGCCGTCATCTCCGACAAGTTCGTGCTGATGGACTGGCTGAAGAAGGCGAGCGAAGGCTGCTGCAAGCTTGTCGGCGACGTCAAGGGCACCGAGACGCAAGCCGGCATCGCTGTCCGCCTGGAAGACACGGCGCTGCGCGACAAGCTGAATGCGGCGATAGACGCCATCGTCGCCGACGGCACTTACAAGAAGATCCAGGCCAAGTATTTCGATTTCGATATTTATTGA
- a CDS encoding Hsp33 family molecular chaperone → MAAPWSFVMLETHQVTEHHPKLGEFGYAGDDHVVPFEVGPLDVRGRTVQLGPMLDAILNRHDYPEPVARLLAEACVLTVLLGTSLKFEGKFILQTRTDGPVDMLVADFSTPSALRAYARFDADRLEALVAAGQTSQQTLLGSGVLALTIDQGAHTQRYQGIVQLDGETLEDAARTYFRQSEQIPTDLRLSVAKLLTPGPGGAREQWRAGGILAQFLPQSPERMRVPDISGGDGDPRDVTQEPADNSWRELVALLGTIEPTELIDPTIGAERLLYRLFHEHGVRVFGGVPVADQCSCSRDKIRGILEGFSAQEIKDSTEDGGIHVACEFCSKQYDFDPAEFAAQ, encoded by the coding sequence ATGGCCGCGCCCTGGAGCTTTGTCATGTTGGAAACGCATCAAGTGACTGAACATCACCCCAAACTCGGCGAGTTCGGCTATGCCGGCGACGATCATGTCGTGCCCTTCGAGGTAGGCCCGCTCGACGTGCGCGGCCGCACCGTGCAGCTCGGGCCGATGCTCGACGCCATCCTCAACCGTCATGACTATCCCGAGCCGGTCGCCCGCCTGCTGGCGGAAGCCTGTGTGCTGACGGTGCTGCTCGGCACTTCGCTCAAATTCGAAGGCAAGTTCATCCTGCAGACCCGCACCGACGGGCCTGTCGACATGCTGGTCGCGGATTTCTCCACGCCCTCGGCATTGCGCGCCTATGCGCGCTTCGATGCCGACCGGCTGGAGGCCCTGGTGGCCGCAGGCCAGACCTCGCAGCAGACGCTGCTGGGCAGCGGCGTTTTGGCGCTGACCATCGACCAAGGCGCGCACACGCAGCGCTATCAGGGCATCGTCCAGCTCGACGGCGAGACGCTGGAAGACGCCGCGCGCACCTATTTCCGCCAGTCGGAGCAGATCCCGACCGACCTCCGGCTGTCGGTGGCCAAGCTGCTGACGCCCGGCCCCGGCGGTGCGCGCGAGCAGTGGCGCGCCGGCGGTATCCTGGCGCAGTTCCTGCCGCAGTCACCCGAGCGCATGCGCGTGCCCGACATTTCGGGCGGCGACGGCGATCCGCGTGACGTGACGCAGGAGCCGGCCGACAATTCGTGGCGCGAGCTGGTGGCGCTGCTCGGCACCATCGAGCCGACCGAGCTGATCGACCCGACCATCGGCGCCGAGCGGCTGCTCTACAGGCTGTTCCACGAACATGGCGTGCGCGTCTTCGGCGGCGTGCCGGTCGCCGACCAATGTTCCTGCTCAAGGGACAAGATACGCGGCATCCTCGAGGGGTTTTCCGCGCAGGAGATCAAGGACAGCACCGAAGATGGCGGCATCCACGTCGCCTGCGAGTTCTGCTCGAAGCAGTACGACTTCGACCCGGCGGAGTTTGCAGCTCAGTAG